AATGTACTATCAAGTGTCATTGACTAATTAGAGactgctgctttgcctgcagGGAGGAGACTTGTTCTTCTTGCTTACTGCAGAGGAATTGTTTGGGGGAAGGGTGGTGCTGGTGGAAGGGCTTATCCTGCCATGTCCAGCTTcaatttttcctctccttttcttgaGTCATGGACTTTTTCAGGGCAgcatttgtatatttttatggCTGCAGATTGAAGGCTGAGTATCAttacttttatttgctttattagTTATTTTATGTACTGGCTCTGTTTTAGAGTGAGTATCGAAAACATGGATTCCAGGAGGTTGTCACtccaaatgtttttaatagCAAACTGTGGATGACTTCAGGGCACTGGCAGCATTACAGTGACaacatgttttcctttgaagtgGAGAAAGAAGTCTTTGCTCTGAAGCCTATGAACTGTCCAGGACACTGGTAAATACATAGCAAATCCAGTTTACCAAAGAtaatgctgatttaaaaaaaaaaatcctgtttccttTGCCAGACTTACTGTAAAGATGGCTGTCTTTCAGGTATCCAGATGTGACATGCTGTCAGGAATGATGTAACTGAGTCTTGTTATCTGCATGCTGTCTTTACTTAAGACACtgagaaatgtcatttttctgtcactgcagtGACTGTGTTTTAGATCTGAAGCTTACCTTGGTACTACAAAACCTGGATATCCAGAATAAATACTGGGGCATTGCCAATTTTGTGGCAATTTGGGCATTCAGGTTTTAGTGCTCTGTTTTAGGGGCTGTTTCATCTTCTTCGTGTGAGGTGGGGGAAGCCTACCAGCTATAAAAGTCTATCTGTGTTTGTTGTCCTGAGAAAACTAGGTGTGAATGATAGTTGTATTCAGATTACATCATTGGCATTATAGGCATCTACTTAGGTACTGGCTGCTTCTTATTGGCTATTCtttgcagaattttattttgtgtgagCTTCAAGTAATAAACTTTTCCCTTCAGCCTTATGTTTGATCATCGTCCAAGATCATGGCGTGAGCTGCCATTACGGTTGGCTGATTTTGGTGTTCTGCATCGTAATGAGTTGTCAGGAGCTCTTACAGGACTTACTCGAGTACGCCGGTTCCAGCAGGATGATGCTCACATATTCTGTGCTATGGAGCAGGTAAGGGCTGCAATTAAATGAAATTGGGTATTAAAATCAGAATAACTGATTTTTCCATATTTGAGACTTCATTTCTGTTCTCATAAAGATTGAAGAGGAGATAAAGAGTTGTCTGCAGTTTTTGCGTACTGTGTATGATGTCTTTGGATTTTCGTTTAAACTGAATCTCTCTACTCGTCCTGAAAAGTACCTGGGAGATATTGAAGTGTGGAATCAAGCTGAAAAGGTAAACGGTAGTTTTCTTAACTTTTAATATGAAAGCAAGGCTGCAGCTTTAAGTCCTGTAAGAAAATACTGCCTTCTGGGATGTACAGTGGCATCTAGGTGTGAGCAATATAACTTAATAACTGCCTTCAGTTCAGTCTGGCTGCTGTAAATAGTTTGCTGGCCATACAGAAGCAGGCTTCATGTCAGAATCTAACtacctctctctccttctttctttccatataTTTGTtgatagttaaaaaaaaaaaaaaaagtggcagagAACCAATTCTGGCAGTCCCTGTAATAAGACTTAAGAGCCATCTTCCAAAAGCAAGGTTGTTTTTGTGATGAAAGGGATGGGGTTAGTCCCTGCAGGTGTAGCACTGGGAATTTGATAGGGCTGGAATACACGTTAGTGGTGTTAGGGTATATCCCCTCTCAAAATTATCTACAGACTTTGAATCTGGCATAAAAAATTCTTGCATCTTAGCTAACTCTGCCTGTTTGGCCTCTTCCAGAGTGAATGTGTTagctttgtttgtttaaatttggattaaatcaactttttttttttttttttagctgggGCTCTTccaaaactttcctttttcagaaaatagaTGAGTTGCAGCAGTTGCTTAGAAGTACTGAGAATATAGTAGTGTCACATGTCTGTAGTAGCCCGCTAACCTGATGCTGTAACATGAGAAGACAGCAAATGATTGAGAAACACTGAGTGTGTGTGTTCTTTACCTCTAGCAACTCGAAAACAGCCTCAATGACTTTGGTGAGAAGTGGGAGTTAAACCCTGGTGATGGAGCTTTCTATGGACCTAAGGTTAGTATGTTTTTAACCCCTATCTGTTTTAGGCTTTTAATTCTGTTTGGATGAGAAAAGAGCTGGGATTAGGAAGAAGGGATTTTTTGAAGTTGTTGTTATAGTTATCTAATACCATTTTAAGATGCTGTCTGGCTGaaattttgtggttttccaGATACATAAACTCTTGACATACTTGAGAGAGAACTATACTCTGTGATCCTGGTTTTCACATAGCTTTAATactaatttctttaattaaaaccagtttACATGTATAAACtatgtatatataaacatgTTTGATACTTGAACAGAGCTGACTGGTTTGGTGGGGGACATTAACAGCAGGTGGCACTGTACAATCTGTATTACCAGAGCAACTGCTGCATTATAAATAATCCTTTGGGCAATAAGTGTATCCTAAgtcatgagaaaaataaaaataaacttactgtttaaacaaattttggaaaaatattgcttttattGGGACAGTTTTTTAGCTGCATTGAGTTGctggggggggttggttttttaaatagccccttgcattggttttgtgatttttgttgagtttttttaaagctgtctcCTCAGTTTGCATAGATTAAGTAGGGCTTTCTAGAAATTTCCTGATATCTTTGAGCGAAAGGACAGGCAGTCTTACAAAATTACTTGTAAATCTTTCCCTAATAAACCTACACTACATTTACATCTATATTCAGTTATCTAGGTAACTGGTTCTGATTTCTCTCTTTGTGTGCTAATTGAATCAATTTCATTTGATGAGTTTTATGTGAAATGTGTAATAGCAGCTGATCATGCACAATATGAAGTGCAAACAAGATTTAATAATTTCCTCACTTGATTTGTAAGAAGGCAAATATCTACAGCAGTCTTTATTAACCTTAATTAACTTTATACCTGTGCCTAATACACTCTAGCCAATGTAAGGTGAGCATATGCAGCATTTTGCACTGGTTTTACTGAAAACTATTTagaagttacatttttaaattaaggtcTACATCTAGGGTACctttaaattactttcattttttttttcctactctgtAACTGGGTGATTTGAAATTAAAGAAGGTTGTAAGTAATTTGATATAAGCTCTTTGGTGACTAGCTGAATTATAATAAACTGGCTTCTGAATGCAAAATCGAAAGACATTTCGAACTTCAGTTAATAAAACACTGATCTGTTTGTTTGatacataaattaaaataaggcACACAGCCCCAGCATATATCCATACTAGTAAATGATAGGAGAGCAATGTGATAAATAAGGTCATGACACTATAAATCTACTGTCCGTCTCTGTCTAACTTGTATTATAAGTGTACTAAGGATTGAAGTATAAGATACAATAGAAGGAGTAGGTTTGACTGTAGATACTCATACAGTCAGAGCAAGTGTCATTAATACGATATCTACTGGTAAGTGGACTGTTTAACAGTGGGATTTTCATCCTATGTTCATGCCCTGGAACTGTAAGCTACAAAGTAGTATTTGAATGCTATATAATAAGGTAATAAGTGTAAGTTTGCCAGTTTGAGGCTGAAGATATCCAGAGTTTGGGGAGATATGTTCAGTTCTGATCTCACACTTACATTTATGTGCTGCTGAATTCACTCAGTGGAAGGGCCCATGTAAATCCCAGACTGAAACTCACAAAAAATAGTCTGAGGTATTAAATATAGTTCTCACCTGAAGTAATGTGTCTCTACTTGCTTACCCTGTTTTTAGCTCCAACATCCTTTGTACCAGAACCTGCAAATTATTTAAATCCTAATGTaggctgaaataaaacttaTGTTGTCTAAACCCACATATAGTTCTCTGTATTGAGTGAAACCTTCCACTTTGAAACAACAGGTTTGCTTTAAAGGGAGCATGCTTGTTTGTATTTGAAACTGTAGCCGaattttgtgtctttttgtttttaagattgACATTCAGATCAAAGATGCCATTGGCCGCTACCACCAATGTGCTACAATCCAGCTTGACTTCCAGTTGCCAGTCAGATTTAACCTTACTTTTGTCAGGTAAGCACAGAGACTGGTGGTTTTAATTGCTATATAATCTAACTTTCCTGTCACTTACAGACGTAAGTTTttacatcaagaaaaaaacccttacatttaaaaaaaagaaaccctttcTTCACAGCCATGACGGTAATGACAAGACCAGACCAGTTATCATTCACCGGGCTATCTTGGGATCTGTGGAGAGAATGATCGCCATTCTAACTGAAAACTATGGAGGCAAATGGTAACGTTGAAAAGTAgatgaattatttcagtttgagCAAACACTTTATGTAGAAATTAGCCCCACGCACACAAGAGTCAAAAGTGTTAGTTCTACTTTCTTGCTGTGGAGGCATGCTGTAGGTATACCACAGGGCAATTCCTTCTGAACAACTTTCCCTTAGACATTAAATAATTCTAGATATGGTAGCCTCTACATTATACCACTCGTGCAGGAGCAGCGTACAGCTTGTCTGCCCAAGGTGTGCATCTCTGAactttgcttttgcagctggaCTGCCTTGCAGAGTCATTTATGTAGGTGATCTCCTTTACCTCCTGCAATGCAATACCTGATGGGGATGGCCCCTCTGATTATAACAAGACTCAAAAGTAAATGTTTTCCCAAGATTGGTTAGTAAGAAGCTCAACAACTCAGTTATGATTTGTTGTCTGTTCTAAAACACATCTTCAGTCTTCAGGTCAAAAAGTACTTTTGTCAACACTGCAATTCTTTTAGTCACTTCTTTTTGGGAGATAAATTGTAAGGAGTACAGGGCTGTCATCACCTCTGAACCCAGTCTAAGCAGATGGCTTTGTGAATCTCCGGTGTATGTTTTAGTACTATCTGTTAATAGGGTTTTTCATactaaaaaaatactggaagctatataaacttgttttgtttgtttattgaaGGCCGCTctggctgtccccacagcaAGTAATGGTGGTACCAGTGGGACCAGCATGTGATGAGTATGCTCAAAAGGTGATGTATGTGGTtcaggggctttttttttccagtatattgtattttattagtGTTACTAATGATTAATAGTACTTATCTCAGATAAATGTTCTGAGTCTTTGCATATTACACTGtgtcatttttatattacaATCACTATTAGCTGCTGAAGTTGTAGCTCTGTCTTAAAGAAGACCTGAAGTAGATTTTGGGTATGTAAACAACAAATGCTGATCTTTGTGAgacttttatttttggaaaactTAGTTTTTCTTCCTAGCTTAGGACCTGCTTTACCCTTCAGGTTCTAGTTTCCTGTGGCCGTGTGCGTCTTGCAGAGCAGTAAGAAAGACGAAGTTGTGTCTTTGCATATTTAGCATCCTTTGCATATTTGCAAACCTTctcctgtatttctttcaagCACACtagatataaataaaataataataaataatataaaaaagtctgcaaaacactttttaaaaaattctcttctAATCAGAAAGCTCACCATCCTGCTGCCTTTTACAATATCAAACTCAAATCACTGTTCAGCTAAAACATTAGATACATCACTACTTAGTTATTTATTGTGTATATACTTGCATGATAGCTgacctgttttcatttcttgaacTGGGCTCATCTCCAGTGCCTGAGCCAGTGACGGTGCCTTTGTTTTAGGGGTCAGGCAAGCTTAACCAGCTTAAATCTGCAAGTCATAAGTTCATTGTCATGAATATCCTATAGTGAcagttttaaatactttttctcctAGGTCAGGCAGTGTTTCCATGACGCTGGATTAATGGCAGATGTTGATGTAGATCCTGGGTGCACACTGAACAAGAAGATCAGAAATGCTCAGCTTGCACAGTATAATTTTATTCTGGGTAATACATAATGCATTTGTTACCTTACCTTGGCTGACTTTCTTGCATAGGTTTTAGGATTTGATCTTTCTTCTGTGAGCAAGGCACGGAGTGGTAGTCAGTGTTTCAGGTCACTTTGTTCCTAAGATTCTCTATTCCGGAGAGCCTCTCCTGCCTATGTGATAGGCATTAAGAGTTCACTGTGGCTCAGGGAATTACTGCTGCTTTAGAAAAAGATCTTTGCTGTCTTGTGGTCAGCAATGTGGAGACATCTACGAAATCTCTTGCCTTTTGTCAGTCAGATGGTTAAGCAGTTTTGCATCTGTCCCCCAGTAATCTATGTCTTGTTTCAAGTGTATCAGAAGTACCATGTTTTCACTACATTCAGCTGTGGTGCACCTCTGAGCCATAGGTGCATGGATAAGAGAAGACTATTCCACAAGAGGGTGATGCAGGAACAATTAGAAACTGACCCTGAAGTATGTGATTTGAAGCAGCATGTTAGTTGTGTCACGTAAATAGATCTAGCATTGATGCTGAAAACGTCTGGCATCTGTTAGAGCAGCCAGAGCCTTTGACAGAGAAACTACCCTCAGTAATTGACAGGATTATGAATAAAGTTCTCTtgttatttaaaactttaagCATGTTGTACAGGTAAGGCACCACCACATTTTACCTTGAAGACCACAGGAAAATGATCAGCCTATCAGGGAAAAAATCTCACCTAGTGTTTGTTCAGAGGTTGTTTCAAAGAGTTGTCCCACTGAATGCAGATTGTATTCCTCTGGTACCCAATCTCCTGCAGCTACCTCCAAgtatattatataaaatttatattagTAATGAGACATACATATATTATCTTGGTATCTGTATCTTAAAGTTTAAGTAAAACAGCTTTGGGATTTTCCAGTAAACTGTTGCTGtctctgtaaagaaaacaagtaGCTATTGGTTATTGACAGTAACATCTTCTAACCTTTGCCTGTGGAGTACTCcatgtttatttctcattttgacTTCGTGGTTCTCTCTAGTAAGAAGTAAGTCAGGCTGGACTTACTAAGTTTACATTTCTCTTTACTCATATTTTGCTAAGTTGCTGCTCACAGATCTAAGTtgggggagctgggaggagggcagagaaggatttgctgtgtgcattggtaagctttttagaattttttttagtatgcTTAAGTTTTAGAGGGAATGGGAGGGGTGAAAGAGCTTGCTGTAAATGTAAAGTTCATTCCTTTGCATCTTCATTGTTTCTAGTTGTTGGTGAAAAGGAGAAGGCAAGTGGAACAGTTAACATCCGCACCCGAGACAACAAGGTGCACGGCGAGCGTACAATTGCAGACACTGTGGGGAGACTGCTGGAACTGAAATGCTCACGCTCCAGACAAGCCGAAGAGGAATTTTAACACAGTCTACTGTACCTAGCATGAaaaattttctaattttcctAATCCAGTTAACCACAGAGCTTTTGTGCTGAACCAGATTTGAAGTATATTTCACAATGGACCTCTTGCTTATTTTAgcagagatttttcttcagtgagaaATGTCTCTTTTAgtaaaaattagtttttcacAAACTTTGAAGTCAAATTTCCTGGCCTGAGACCAATGTCACATGAAGCAAGATGAAGTAATGTTCTGTGACTGCaagggaaaatggaaatgtttatcAGGGTTACCCATAGCATTCTAACTACCCTgttaagaataaaatacattttgataaaaaatatttttcatgaaagTTAAACAAAAGACCTCAGGCTTAAGAAACCCCATCATCaccatgtgctgcagcagcttttggggTGTCTCCTTTAGCAGGGAAACTGATACCTTGTCTGCAGGCCTTACACCAATTGACTCTGAACAGTTCCCAGTCACATCAACAGGGAAATGAACAAACATCTCCCGCTTCCATAGCGGTTGTGCCTCTGGGAGTGTCTCCGCTCTCGCCGTGTGACACTCCTGATGTGCGGCTGGCTCTCTGCCACAGAGTGCCAAGCTGCTAATCACAGTATCTGAATTGTGCTGGTTCTACAGGTGAGGTCGTTGTATTGGAAGGAGGAGGATAAGACTGTCTGGAAGAGGTAGGGCATAGTAGGGCCAAAAAAGGAGCTGAGAAAAGCAGGGTTTTTGAGAACAGGGGGTGTTTCTATTCATATGCCCGAGCTGTCTTTTCAGCAAGACTGTGTGCGTCACAACAGAAACAAGAATGTACTGAGCTAAAATGGATAAAGATGCGTTTAAGCAAATGCTGTTTGTCTGTGTAATAGGTACAGTCCCCCTCAGTGGAACACTTTCTTCCCAGGCCTTTAGTCCAGGGCATCACATGCTCAACTCGTAGCCCCTCCTGTCTCACAGCTGAGGGATCTCATCAGCTGGGTTTGAGTTTGGAGTTGCTTTATATTTGAGCATCTGGCTGACAATAGACAAATACTTTTTGTCAGTGACAGATAAAATTGTCTGGTTTTGGGgagttttttggtggttttggtggtaTGTTTTTTAACCAACCTGAACAGCTTTCAAAGGTGGTTGATAActgtgccttttaaaaaaaaaaaaaaaaaagctattgctACAGTCTTAGCAAAGATCAGACAAGTCTGAAGACAGATTCAAACCATCCTGtctcttgaaaacctccaggtCTCAGCATTTCCTTTATTACCTGGGTGGAGGCATTTCATCTAGCCTTTTCTCACCTGCCTTTTCACAGGTGGGATGGTAACATTATCAGCATTTCAACTTGCAAATTCAGTCTTGCCAAACCACAACCCCAGCAACTTTTAGCAAAAtctgtttcctcctcctttgaTTCATTCAGACTAAACAGTTCTATCTaactgctgtggaaaaaaagggggagggagggggaaattGACTTTACACTACCTTACTgctttcagaattattttagtGAGTGTTAAGTGGATTATcgttttctgtattttgcacCCACTTTGCTGTGAAGTGCCTGTTGCTTGTGCAAAACGGTGGCATCAGGTGTCAGCTATCCCTGGGGCAGAAGGACTTCATGAAATGTTGAAGCAGAATAGATAACCAGTCCCCCACGGGGAAAGGAGCCACTAGCTCCATTTCTCTCTAGGAATAGTGCCTCAAACCACCTTTCCACTGGTTGGTGTATGCGTTGATTTTCATGGAGAGCTCTACTGTTTGTTTTGCAGGGAACCCTGGGCAATCGAGCATCAAACTGCCATAGCTGCTTAATGAGCTACCAGTGTTGCAAAATGCTGGCCACTGCTGTGTACGGCTCTGTAGGTGTCAGTCTTGGACAAGTTATCCTTTTACATTGCTGAGCTCATGGTTTTAAATACCTACTAACAATAGACATGTACATATATGGAATACGTTACTAGAAACAACACCTAAGGGTACAATCCAGTAAAATACATACCTCCAGCAGGGTGTGGACAGAATGTGTCTACATCCAAATCGTGATCAGTACAATGCTACGCTCAGGGGCTGTTCACTGATGTTTTAAGTTCTCCAGCTGCAAAGAGCCGTGGACATGCCGAGAAGCAGAACTGGCCTGGCCTGAACATCCTTTTGGTTCAACCTGAAGTCCTCTGGTCACTGCTTACCACCTCTGGTAGGACTCACCTCCGAACAAAGGGCTGGCATGTGTCCTAAGGCCGGAGGCTGCAGCTTTGGTGTCATGGCTTAATGGTGGGAGCACTTGTCAGGTAAAAGGAGAAACCTTTGTGAAATTCTTTCCAGGGTCTGAAAGCCATCTCTCCAGGTCTGCAGAGGGTGCTGTCATTACCAGCATTggacaagaaaaacacaaaatatttgcagcttGGATTTTAGTCTTTGTGTCCCTTAGGGAAGTTTTCATGGGTGTAGCTGCTAAGGTTCAGCTCCAAGTCTGCATTACCTTTGCTCATACCTTAAAGTGGATTTTAAAGCAAATCACTGAAGGAGGCACACAGAAtgacagggaaggaaaatacGTAGCCTGGTAGGTGGTCCAAGTATATATGAAAAAAGGTGGCAGGAATTTCTGTAGCAGGCAGGAATCTGTACCAgccttcagttttctgtgaaaCTGAGTTCTACAAACCCCTGGAAGCATTTCTCCTGGTCCAGAGCCATCTGGATGCTGCCACAATCAAAAGCAATTCCACTAAGACTTTTCCTGTCACATCTTGGGATGAAATTCCCACAGTGGCTGATACTACTTCCTCAATTATATCACTGGGACAGTGATGCAGTTTCAGTACGCTCATTCAGTAATGTTAAATCGACTGCCCTAAAAGCAGTGAAGCATCACCTTTAGGGTGAATCCAGCTGTGAGATAAATTGTTAATCGGTGTAGGCACCTTAACACAGTCTTGCCCTTTCCCATTGCATCCAAACCCAGACCACACAAGCCCTCTGGTACATTCTCGCAAAGATGTAAGCAATTGCCCCTCAAACCTCCTAATGGTAAAATGATGCTATGAAAATTAAGTATTGCTAGAGGctatgcttatttaaaaaatgacagcaCATACTGCTTGGTGCTTAAAGAGTATTTCCAAAATCACTCAGCCCTTTTACACACCGGTGTTTTCCATCTGCCTTGGACAGGAATGTTCTTGCGTAGTTGCCTGGTTGCGGTTGATGCCTTGTTAGCCACTGTGACCGAGTATAGTCATACAGAATGAGCTACATTTGGACTCGTATcaaagtttttttcatgtagGAATGCCTCTGGAACACAGCATACATTAACATCTTCCAATAAATCACTACAAAGAACATACACTCAGATAAAGCAAGGCAGTCAGAGAGATTCCGTAGTGTTCTCAGAATTAAGGTAAATGATCTGGGCTGTACTTTTAGTCTCATTACATAAGGTATCTATCCTCCTCGGAATGATGCCCTTCAAGTGGATCACAAAGCTCTTCTGCAAACAGGAGAACACTCTGAGATGCACAGAGGGCAGctgtaaaaactggaaaaaaacctccaccaaCCAAAGGCAAAGTGTTCagcatccaggaaaaaaaaataattatgccaATTAAACATGACAGGGCTTCCACAAGGCAACGGTACTTCTCTATCTGTATTAAAAGATAAGGTAGCAGGGACCACTAGAATGGAGGCACAACAGCTGAATCCATGCTGCATCATGAGACAACCTTGTCTTCCCCAAAGTCTTTGGAATTGCCTTTCTGGGGTCCCcaggcagagaagcagaaacaggCACAAGAGGGTTGGCAGAGGCAAGCAGGTATTGGGCAAGGAAGCGCAGAACAAAGACATGCAGTGGCCTCCTTGCTGACATCCAGATGCAAAGTATGATTAAACTCCTTTGAGGCTGAAGCATCCCGCCCTGTGATGGGTTATCTAGCTAGACGAGAATATGGTCACTGCATGCCGTCAGGGGCTGACACTTGGAGCACCTTTTTGCTATCCATCACAAGTAGCAGCAGGCTTGTAAACCGGACACGTTGATTTATTACATCTCTGA
The window above is part of the Falco cherrug isolate bFalChe1 chromosome Z, bFalChe1.pri, whole genome shotgun sequence genome. Proteins encoded here:
- the TARS1 gene encoding threonine--tRNA ligase 1, cytoplasmic, which produces MAGADSQANAGEEKKADCGKKKMKEGVGDGGRTELNPWPAFINERLEMYNKLKAEHDALLAERANDSKPIKVILPDGKQIDAESWKTTPYQIACGISQGLADNTVIAKVNKMVWDLDRPLEEDCTLELLKFEDEEAQAVYWHSSAHIMGEAMERIYGGCLCYGPPIENGFYYDMFLEEGGVSSNDFSALETLCKKIMKEKQVFERLEVKKETLLEMFKYNKFKCRILNEKVNTPTTTVYRCGPLIDLCRGPHVRHTGKIKTIKIHKNSSTYWEGKADMESLQRIYGISFPDAKMLKEWEKFQEEAKSRDHRKIGRDQELFFFHELSPGSCFFLPKGAYIYNTLIQFIRSEYRKHGFQEVVTPNVFNSKLWMTSGHWQHYSDNMFSFEVEKEVFALKPMNCPGHCLMFDHRPRSWRELPLRLADFGVLHRNELSGALTGLTRVRRFQQDDAHIFCAMEQIEEEIKSCLQFLRTVYDVFGFSFKLNLSTRPEKYLGDIEVWNQAEKQLENSLNDFGEKWELNPGDGAFYGPKIDIQIKDAIGRYHQCATIQLDFQLPVRFNLTFVSHDGNDKTRPVIIHRAILGSVERMIAILTENYGGKWPLWLSPQQVMVVPVGPACDEYAQKVRQCFHDAGLMADVDVDPGCTLNKKIRNAQLAQYNFILVVGEKEKASGTVNIRTRDNKVHGERTIADTVGRLLELKCSRSRQAEEEF